The Trachemys scripta elegans isolate TJP31775 chromosome 6, CAS_Tse_1.0, whole genome shotgun sequence genome includes a window with the following:
- the SERF1A gene encoding small EDRK-rich factor 1: MARGNQRELARQKNMKKTQEVLKGKRKEDSLSASQRKQRDSEIMQQKQKAANEKKTLQAEAK, from the exons ATGGCCC GTGGGAACCAGCGTGAACTTGCCCGCCAGAAAAACATGAAGAAAACCCAGGAGGTCCTCaaggggaaaaggaaagaggATAGTTTGTCTGCTTCtcagagaaaacaaag AGACTCTGAAATCATGCAGCAAAAGCAGAAAGCAGCTAATGAGAAGAAGACTCTTCAGGCAGAAGCAAAATAA